From Pedobacter indicus, a single genomic window includes:
- a CDS encoding SNF2-related protein: MILKYTQDKNKFSFYFLNESGSKIPVYEWEKLQSEFLSQLAILTELHDNGLADYTDNSCEIESIDILRLNDIDKQILDLPNVYPYEIFVESDGTLTHNSFKFKYGFYDFVPNGTRLRTSRNGALLKVEENEYLLSENQYLLCLAIDEFNNLSDSEKGNVTNLKKLSELKSFSKESGLTLEQFLNNQELYIPEKIKLDVDFNNGIFEIIPTVEIDNAIGFTNTFDKLPMIRDVYPVSGNNGETTRVVISENQKTELQKIKQKRKVSDKEIIQEIIEHPELFFNDDEVDFAVFYSDRVKEIGVYSPKFYPFASPYKSQWIPGIVIKDKVHGEKKIYFKTTEKLNDFIEQKVKAVKEKKQTFEWENAEIPIEEAEKFIKTAKKQFENPNKPVKQEKKADNEVLIIKENAEITEFSNGNELPENLKHSFYEIPNLNNGISLKQHQKEGVSWLQSLFKENFAGGLLADDMGLGKTLQILYFIEWHSQNCDDNKPYLIVAPVSLLENWENEYQKFFNPQNLPLCKLYGGVSLTKENNPVQNQQDAKRLQFKQIILTNYETLRSYQISLGLVDFAVIALDEAQKIKTPGTLITNASKALKADFKIAMTGTPVENTLVDIWCLMDFAVPGLLGNAKDFAKEYQKPLSDENTDIKTLTEQLRNNIGVFIKRRLKSDVAKDLPAKHDNANSRIKRVMPTIQLDRYKQEIETANDSDLEGVDKRNQKLKSLWAVRDISDHPYLLESQILNFTSDELIESSSKLQTTVGILTDIQSKNEKVIVFADRRETQKMLQKIVYDIFGIFASIINGDTPTTKKLEGKSKLSRQQTIDRFQEEEGFNVIIMSPIAAGVGLNVTKANHIIHYTRHWNPAKEEQATDRAYRIGQQKEVFVYYPMAIFPEEMKDEIGNRLKSFDEILDTLLNNKKALAINTLFPTEQAEITPDELFGNIFGAKTESKPKTLTLTDIDRLHPNLFEASIASLYKSQGFEVYLTPYSNDKGVDVVALKNGGNYLIQAKQTKSLVGNEAIQEICTAKKYYEDIFKEQFNLLTITNNDYSNSANILAKSNDITILNRRHLENLIINNEITLQEINRIESQRMVKI, from the coding sequence ATGATTTTAAAATACACACAGGACAAAAACAAATTTTCATTCTATTTCCTAAACGAATCGGGAAGTAAAATTCCTGTGTATGAATGGGAAAAATTACAATCAGAATTTTTATCTCAACTTGCAATTCTAACAGAGTTACACGATAATGGTTTAGCAGATTATACGGACAACTCATGCGAAATTGAAAGTATTGATATTTTAAGACTAAACGATATTGATAAGCAAATATTGGATTTACCAAACGTTTATCCGTATGAGATTTTTGTAGAATCAGACGGAACCTTAACCCATAATTCATTTAAGTTCAAATATGGATTTTATGATTTTGTTCCAAATGGCACAAGACTAAGAACATCCCGAAACGGAGCGTTACTAAAAGTAGAAGAAAACGAATATCTACTTTCTGAAAACCAATATTTGCTTTGTCTGGCTATTGACGAGTTCAACAACTTATCCGATAGCGAGAAAGGAAATGTAACCAATCTAAAAAAATTATCAGAATTAAAATCATTTTCAAAAGAGAGTGGATTGACCTTAGAGCAATTTTTAAACAATCAAGAATTATATATTCCTGAAAAAATCAAATTGGACGTTGACTTCAATAACGGCATTTTTGAAATTATCCCAACCGTAGAAATTGATAATGCTATTGGCTTTACCAACACGTTTGACAAATTACCAATGATTCGTGATGTGTATCCAGTATCAGGAAATAATGGAGAAACAACGAGAGTAGTAATTTCTGAAAATCAAAAAACAGAATTACAAAAAATAAAGCAGAAAAGAAAAGTTTCTGACAAAGAAATAATTCAAGAAATCATTGAGCATCCCGAATTATTTTTTAATGATGATGAAGTTGATTTTGCAGTTTTTTATAGCGACAGGGTAAAAGAAATTGGTGTTTACAGTCCAAAGTTCTATCCTTTTGCAAGTCCTTATAAATCGCAATGGATTCCCGGAATTGTGATCAAAGACAAAGTACACGGAGAGAAAAAAATCTATTTCAAAACAACTGAAAAGCTTAATGATTTTATAGAGCAAAAGGTAAAAGCGGTAAAAGAAAAGAAGCAAACCTTTGAATGGGAAAATGCAGAAATTCCGATAGAAGAAGCAGAAAAGTTTATTAAAACAGCAAAAAAGCAATTTGAAAACCCTAACAAACCTGTAAAACAGGAAAAGAAAGCTGACAACGAAGTCCTCATTATCAAAGAAAATGCAGAGATAACAGAGTTTTCTAATGGAAATGAGTTGCCAGAAAACTTAAAACATAGTTTCTATGAAATACCAAATTTGAATAACGGAATAAGTCTAAAACAACACCAAAAAGAAGGTGTTTCGTGGCTACAGTCGTTATTCAAAGAAAACTTTGCAGGAGGATTGCTTGCCGATGATATGGGTTTAGGAAAAACCTTGCAAATACTCTATTTCATAGAATGGCATAGCCAAAACTGCGATGATAATAAACCTTATTTGATTGTAGCACCTGTCAGCCTACTCGAAAATTGGGAAAATGAATATCAGAAGTTTTTTAACCCGCAAAACTTACCTTTATGTAAACTATATGGAGGAGTTTCCCTAACAAAAGAAAATAATCCAGTTCAAAATCAGCAGGACGCAAAACGACTACAGTTCAAACAGATCATTCTAACCAATTATGAAACATTAAGGTCGTACCAAATTAGTTTGGGTTTAGTTGATTTTGCTGTTATTGCATTAGATGAGGCACAAAAAATAAAAACACCAGGAACACTTATTACAAACGCAAGTAAAGCCCTGAAAGCCGATTTTAAAATTGCAATGACAGGAACACCAGTCGAAAACACATTGGTAGATATTTGGTGTTTAATGGATTTTGCAGTACCCGGTCTTTTGGGTAATGCTAAAGATTTCGCAAAGGAATACCAAAAGCCGTTGAGCGATGAAAATACCGATATTAAAACACTAACCGAGCAACTTCGCAACAATATTGGAGTTTTTATCAAAAGAAGATTGAAAAGCGATGTAGCCAAAGATTTGCCTGCAAAACACGATAATGCCAATTCGAGAATTAAAAGAGTAATGCCTACAATTCAATTAGACCGATATAAACAGGAAATTGAAACGGCAAACGATTCAGATTTAGAAGGTGTAGATAAAAGAAATCAAAAATTAAAATCACTTTGGGCAGTTAGAGACATATCCGACCATCCTTATCTATTAGAAAGCCAAATATTAAATTTCACAAGTGATGAATTGATAGAAAGCTCTTCTAAACTACAAACAACAGTAGGGATTTTGACAGATATACAATCTAAAAACGAAAAGGTAATTGTATTTGCAGACAGACGAGAAACCCAAAAAATGTTGCAGAAAATAGTTTATGATATTTTCGGAATATTTGCAAGCATTATCAACGGAGACACACCAACAACCAAGAAATTGGAAGGCAAATCAAAATTAAGCCGACAGCAAACTATTGACCGTTTTCAGGAAGAAGAAGGGTTTAATGTAATAATTATGTCCCCAATAGCCGCAGGTGTTGGGTTGAATGTTACAAAAGCTAATCATATTATTCATTATACAAGACATTGGAATCCTGCAAAAGAAGAACAGGCTACAGATAGAGCATACAGAATCGGTCAACAAAAGGAAGTGTTTGTATATTATCCAATGGCAATTTTTCCAGAGGAAATGAAAGATGAAATAGGAAACAGGTTGAAGTCTTTCGATGAAATTCTTGATACATTATTGAACAATAAAAAAGCATTAGCAATTAATACGTTGTTCCCTACAGAACAAGCGGAAATTACTCCTGATGAGCTTTTTGGAAATATCTTTGGCGCAAAAACAGAGAGTAAGCCGAAAACACTTACTTTGACAGATATTGACAGACTTCATCCTAATCTTTTTGAAGCAAGTATAGCATCGCTTTACAAAAGTCAAGGCTTTGAAGTGTACCTTACACCTTATTCCAACGATAAAGGTGTAGATGTTGTAGCTTTAAAGAACGGAGGAAATTACCTCATACAAGCCAAGCAAACAAAATCATTGGTTGGGAATGAAGCAATACAAGAAATTTGTACAGCAAAGAAATATTACGAAGACATATTTAAGGAGCAATTTAATTTGCTTACTATCACTAACAATGATTATAGTAATTCTGCAAATATTCTAGCCAAGTCAAATGACATTACAATATTAAATCGAAGACATCTTGAAAATTTAATCATCAATAATGAAATAACGTTACAAGAAATTAACAGAATTGAATCTCAAAGAATGGTTAAGATATGA
- a CDS encoding OmpA/MotB family protein yields the protein MSGTKKDSHWIPLADLMTVLMVIFLFMSISYMALVEKKQKEQNQIFKDYEESKVALYNELNQVFKDDFAKWDLKLDNDLSIKFTNPQVLFPTGKSEITTHFQTILTEFIPKYLSVVLQEKYKDKIAEIRIEGHTDTKPIGLTNDPYIDNMKLSQDRGRNVLAFLRSQNSFINLQPTEKERLQYWLTANGLSYGRTVDKDYKLSFDSKQPIDNDKSRRVEFRIVTTSEAIINEALKNIE from the coding sequence ATGTCTGGGACAAAAAAGGATAGTCACTGGATTCCTTTAGCCGATTTAATGACGGTATTAATGGTTATTTTTCTGTTTATGTCTATTTCTTATATGGCATTGGTTGAAAAAAAGCAAAAAGAACAAAACCAAATTTTCAAAGACTACGAAGAATCAAAAGTTGCTTTATACAACGAATTAAATCAGGTATTTAAAGATGATTTTGCTAAATGGGATTTGAAACTTGATAATGATTTATCAATCAAATTCACTAATCCTCAAGTGCTTTTCCCAACAGGTAAATCAGAGATCACAACTCATTTTCAAACCATTTTAACCGAATTCATTCCAAAATATCTTTCCGTTGTACTACAGGAAAAATACAAGGACAAAATAGCAGAAATTAGAATCGAAGGGCACACTGACACAAAACCGATTGGTTTAACAAACGACCCATACATTGACAATATGAAGCTCTCGCAAGACAGAGGAAGAAATGTTTTAGCGTTTTTACGATCACAAAATTCTTTTATTAACTTACAACCAACAGAAAAAGAAAGACTACAATATTGGCTTACAGCCAATGGGCTTTCCTATGGTCGAACTGTTGATAAAGATTATAAACTTTCATTCGATAGTAAACAACCTATTGATAATGATAAATCAAGACGAGTTGAATTTAGAATAGTAACCACAAGTGAAGCGATTATTAACGAAGCACTAAAAAATATTGAGTAA
- a CDS encoding HipA N-terminal domain-containing protein, translated as MLRQAKIYYQDQLAGYLIEGDGGYVFKYDEQYLKLDNAKPISLTLPISAYPFHSNVLFPFFDGLIPEGWLLEIGEKYWKLNPRDRFELLINLCRDTIGAVAVYPMEAEDNA; from the coding sequence ATGCTACGTCAAGCTAAAATATATTATCAAGATCAATTAGCAGGCTATCTTATTGAAGGTGATGGAGGATATGTGTTTAAATATGACGAACAATATTTAAAGTTAGATAATGCTAAGCCGATTAGTTTAACATTGCCAATTTCAGCGTATCCTTTCCATAGTAATGTGTTATTTCCTTTTTTTGACGGTTTAATTCCAGAAGGGTGGTTGTTGGAAATTGGGGAAAAGTATTGGAAATTGAATCCAAGAGATCGTTTCGAATTATTAATCAATTTGTGTAGAGATACAATAGGTGCTGTAGCTGTATATCCGATGGAGGCGGAGGACAATGCCTAA
- a CDS encoding methyl-accepting chemotaxis protein, which produces MTFEIITGIVIISAFAIWAGLYINKRTKENNNEHLFDFIPNLFPTLGILFTFLGIAIGLWNFDSNNIEKSIPELMNGLKTAFLVSIFGVALLVIFSFWTNYKKKKLEEGVLSDETQAINNLIEAINELRNDFASTDENGNTIKPGNVFRDIYKESQKQSTSLQTFSSDLALTISAGFEQILNNPTEGVVAELKLVKTEIENLGNKLKDPATDMTQNIVKELQESMGKMIEEFKTSMSGDTKNEMERLAGLLGQAGGSLTDFPTKLQNMTDNLNENFRGLQEVVQQISKQTLSQSEESTNQMRKQVEDMSEILRSKVGDLQTGQQTLLTEQSKNLQVSENLLSAFNTSIEKMNGLSTEVNGSISKLNQAQTELEKVISVFRNVSQEINTSSSRFGESQNEFSKHSNQFLQNNSNTITEIQKSLETAKGVSVDYAQKFEIIEKGLQDIFAKITIGLKDYQNTVSGSLETYLGKYTDHLTKTAEALAGASSKQEDILEELTEQLSKLNGRRN; this is translated from the coding sequence ATGACATTTGAAATTATAACTGGAATTGTTATTATATCTGCATTTGCAATTTGGGCAGGTCTATATATTAACAAAAGAACAAAGGAAAACAACAATGAACATTTATTTGACTTCATTCCTAACCTATTCCCTACTTTAGGAATTCTATTTACATTTTTAGGTATTGCTATTGGACTATGGAATTTTGACAGTAACAATATTGAAAAGAGTATCCCCGAATTGATGAACGGTTTAAAAACCGCCTTTCTGGTTTCAATATTTGGAGTAGCCTTGTTGGTTATTTTTTCATTCTGGACAAACTATAAAAAGAAAAAATTGGAAGAAGGTGTTTTAAGCGATGAAACACAAGCAATCAACAATTTAATTGAAGCCATTAACGAATTGAGAAACGATTTTGCTTCAACAGATGAAAATGGGAATACTATTAAGCCTGGGAATGTGTTTCGTGATATTTATAAAGAATCCCAAAAGCAATCAACTTCGTTACAAACCTTTTCTTCCGATTTAGCTTTGACTATATCGGCAGGTTTTGAACAAATTCTGAATAATCCAACCGAAGGAGTTGTAGCAGAACTAAAATTAGTAAAAACCGAAATCGAAAACTTAGGAAATAAACTCAAAGACCCTGCAACCGATATGACCCAAAATATTGTAAAGGAATTACAGGAATCTATGGGCAAAATGATTGAAGAATTTAAAACTTCAATGAGCGGAGATACTAAAAATGAAATGGAACGTTTAGCAGGACTACTAGGACAAGCAGGCGGTTCATTGACAGATTTCCCAACCAAATTGCAAAATATGACCGACAATCTGAATGAAAATTTCAGAGGATTACAAGAGGTGGTGCAGCAAATTTCAAAACAAACACTTTCTCAATCGGAAGAATCTACCAACCAAATGAGAAAACAAGTTGAGGATATGAGCGAAATTCTGCGAAGCAAAGTTGGAGATTTACAAACAGGACAACAAACATTATTAACAGAACAATCTAAAAATCTTCAAGTTTCCGAAAACCTTTTAAGTGCTTTCAATACAAGTATTGAAAAAATGAACGGACTTTCTACCGAAGTAAACGGAAGTATTTCAAAACTCAATCAAGCTCAAACAGAATTGGAAAAAGTCATTTCCGTGTTCAGAAACGTGTCGCAGGAAATCAATACATCATCAAGCAGATTTGGAGAATCGCAAAATGAATTTTCAAAGCATTCTAACCAGTTCTTGCAAAACAACTCAAACACAATTACAGAAATACAAAAATCATTAGAAACTGCAAAAGGAGTTTCTGTCGACTACGCACAGAAGTTTGAGATTATTGAAAAAGGATTGCAAGATATTTTTGCTAAAATAACAATAGGACTAAAAGACTATCAAAATACTGTGAGCGGAAGTCTTGAAACCTATTTAGGGAAATATACTGACCATTTAACCAAAACTGCCGAAGCTCTGGCAGGAGCATCTTCTAAACAAGAAGATATTTTGGAAGAATTAACGGAACAACTTAGCAAATTAAACGGAAGAAGAAACTAA
- a CDS encoding sulfatase family protein → MNHLLKNSSFLKLIKKLLALCLITSFFFLSVKAQDQVKQPNILFCIADDASWQHMSAYSQVDWVSTPNFDRVAEAGLLFTNAYTPNAKCAPSRASILTGRNPWQLEEAGNHNPYFPTKFTTIMEALGQHGYHVGYTGKGWAPGVAVDKNGEPRSLTGAQYSDIKKANAPTKNISTLDYAANFAAFLNDKSESQPFMFWFGSFEPHRGYEYGSGVEKGGKKLSDIDNVPDFWMDNDTVRNDMLDYALEVEYFDKQLGEVLQVLEDAGELENTIIVVTSDNGMPFPRVKGHVYEYDNHLPLAIMWKGQISNPGRVISEYVSFIDFAPTFLDLAGLNDKSANMQAVQGKSLLDILKSQDNDHVKPLRDFVLLGRERTDVGRPQDRGYPVRAIVKDNFIFHKNYEPNRWPSGNPETGYMETDGGPTKTTLLNANRHGRHQDLWLLSFGKKPTEELYQVDVDPYSMNNLADDPNYAEIKDTLKSQMEAELKAQKDPRMFGKGSVFDKYPYSRTDLANFYERFMKGEKMKTSWIEDSDFEPVEKE, encoded by the coding sequence ATGAATCACTTGCTCAAAAACAGCTCATTTCTAAAATTAATAAAGAAATTGTTGGCCTTATGCTTAATTACCTCATTTTTCTTTCTTTCAGTTAAGGCACAAGACCAAGTAAAGCAACCTAATATTTTATTTTGTATTGCTGATGATGCTTCCTGGCAGCATATGAGTGCGTATAGTCAGGTAGACTGGGTGAGCACGCCCAATTTTGATCGGGTAGCAGAAGCGGGTTTACTGTTTACGAATGCTTACACACCAAATGCTAAATGTGCACCCTCTAGAGCCAGTATTCTAACCGGTCGTAATCCTTGGCAGCTAGAGGAAGCGGGAAATCATAACCCTTATTTTCCGACGAAGTTCACTACGATTATGGAGGCGCTAGGTCAACATGGATATCATGTCGGCTACACCGGGAAAGGCTGGGCACCGGGTGTTGCTGTTGATAAAAACGGAGAACCCAGATCGCTTACTGGTGCTCAGTATAGCGATATAAAAAAAGCTAATGCGCCGACGAAAAATATTTCAACGTTAGATTATGCCGCAAACTTTGCTGCTTTTCTTAATGATAAGTCTGAAAGTCAACCATTTATGTTTTGGTTTGGATCGTTTGAGCCTCATCGGGGATATGAGTATGGATCAGGTGTAGAAAAAGGAGGGAAGAAGCTAAGCGATATTGACAACGTTCCAGACTTTTGGATGGATAACGATACGGTTAGAAACGACATGCTTGATTACGCCTTGGAGGTGGAATATTTTGATAAGCAACTGGGTGAAGTACTTCAAGTATTGGAAGATGCGGGTGAACTTGAAAATACAATCATTGTAGTTACCTCTGACAATGGCATGCCTTTTCCTCGCGTCAAAGGTCATGTGTATGAATATGACAATCATCTTCCGCTGGCAATCATGTGGAAGGGGCAAATATCAAATCCGGGAAGGGTAATTAGTGAGTATGTCAGCTTTATTGACTTTGCACCTACGTTTTTGGATCTAGCCGGACTCAATGACAAATCAGCCAATATGCAAGCTGTGCAAGGGAAATCTTTACTGGATATATTGAAATCGCAAGACAATGATCATGTAAAGCCTTTACGTGATTTCGTGCTTCTTGGTAGGGAGCGGACAGACGTAGGGCGACCGCAAGATCGCGGCTATCCAGTTCGTGCCATTGTTAAGGATAACTTTATTTTTCACAAAAACTATGAACCTAATCGCTGGCCTTCGGGTAATCCTGAAACCGGCTATATGGAAACCGATGGCGGACCTACAAAGACAACCCTGCTGAATGCTAACCGGCACGGGCGACATCAAGATTTATGGCTCTTGTCTTTCGGAAAGAAACCCACAGAAGAGCTTTATCAGGTTGATGTTGACCCTTATAGCATGAATAACTTAGCTGATGATCCCAATTATGCTGAAATTAAAGACACCCTAAAATCTCAAATGGAAGCGGAATTGAAAGCACAGAAAGATCCACGTATGTTCGGAAAAGGTTCCGTGTTTGATAAATACCCATACTCGCGAACCGACCTAGCTAACTTTTATGAACGCTTTATGAAAGGGGAAAAAATGAAAACCAGCTGGATAGAAGATTCAGATTTTGAACCGGTTGAAAAGGAGTAG
- a CDS encoding helix-turn-helix transcriptional regulator has product MDSIRLFVKQKRKELKLTQEDLALNAGVGLRFVRDLEQGKRTLRLDKVNDVLALFGKEVGVVDKSRE; this is encoded by the coding sequence ATGGATTCAATCAGACTATTTGTTAAACAAAAGCGTAAGGAGTTAAAGCTTACACAAGAGGATTTGGCGTTGAATGCTGGAGTAGGATTGCGTTTTGTACGTGATTTGGAACAAGGAAAAAGGACACTCCGTTTAGATAAAGTAAATGATGTTCTTGCCTTGTTTGGTAAGGAAGTAGGGGTTGTTGATAAAAGTAGAGAATAA
- a CDS encoding EH signature domain-containing protein translates to MPTTQDILQFHFSPTTFQQSAQKIIPITLASLNDHRIDKLQKITEEVGASSFSFSGDNLIPQVYRKFKSSINNNNTSFERRELRTLTYSLNYSEKNSLPIFSNENELEYALMLLDSNWRDSFLVGLIDCFLRNWETKYPKSLEQLEQFIANKLENYSGNRSTLISFKNNKRYFNLKNGDLILGDTIAKLNKPIQDATKILGVPESWSAYTYFSKVIVTYYERNKNRITDEIDNLNDVLLTHNSSITNKRLISRVIIQANQPQFATVQDKIKKIAFTQIGDPSNIANWTAFENATEIERREIIEARNILNEWITQQFINVFFNVCINDERRKKFWLRFASKISSFKVYGPLHTKSILKHDERIAEYVDARFETVTSKRDVSAFILYIGDYMLIEFSNEGYAFYAYKINSPYKPSLSYQLNSVDDLRNASMPMAIQSDNYYDYFNDEGRLTHRDGKQIWETRFNSWMNKKIFG, encoded by the coding sequence ATGCCGACTACGCAAGACATATTACAATTTCATTTTTCACCGACTACATTTCAGCAGTCGGCACAAAAGATTATTCCGATTACTCTTGCATCGCTGAACGACCATCGAATTGATAAACTTCAAAAAATAACAGAAGAAGTTGGAGCAAGTTCTTTTTCATTTTCGGGAGACAATCTCATTCCACAAGTTTATAGAAAGTTCAAAAGTTCCATTAATAATAACAATACAAGTTTTGAACGTAGAGAATTAAGAACACTTACTTATTCTTTAAATTATTCAGAAAAAAATTCATTACCAATTTTCAGCAATGAGAATGAGTTAGAATATGCCTTAATGCTGTTAGATTCAAATTGGCGAGACTCGTTTTTAGTGGGCTTGATAGATTGCTTTTTAAGAAATTGGGAAACTAAATATCCGAAATCATTAGAGCAATTAGAACAATTCATTGCTAATAAATTAGAGAATTATTCAGGAAACAGAAGCACACTAATTTCTTTCAAAAACAATAAGCGTTATTTCAATTTAAAAAATGGAGATTTGATTTTGGGTGATACCATCGCTAAACTCAATAAACCCATTCAAGACGCTACTAAAATATTAGGCGTTCCTGAATCGTGGTCGGCATACACTTATTTTTCAAAGGTCATTGTAACTTATTACGAAAGAAATAAAAACAGAATAACAGACGAAATTGACAATCTGAATGATGTATTGTTAACACATAATAGTTCGATTACTAATAAAAGATTGATTAGTAGAGTTATCATCCAAGCAAATCAACCTCAATTTGCAACAGTACAAGATAAAATAAAAAAAATAGCCTTCACACAAATTGGCGACCCAAGTAATATTGCTAATTGGACAGCTTTTGAGAATGCAACTGAAATTGAACGGAGAGAAATCATTGAAGCAAGAAATATTCTAAATGAATGGATTACACAACAATTTATCAATGTATTTTTCAATGTTTGTATCAATGATGAAAGACGAAAGAAATTTTGGCTTCGCTTTGCTTCCAAAATATCATCATTTAAGGTTTATGGACCGCTTCACACAAAAAGCATACTGAAACATGATGAAAGGATAGCGGAATATGTAGATGCGAGATTTGAAACGGTAACGAGCAAAAGAGATGTTTCAGCATTTATATTATACATTGGAGATTATATGTTGATTGAATTTAGCAACGAAGGCTACGCCTTTTACGCCTATAAAATCAACAGTCCATATAAACCAAGTTTGAGTTATCAATTAAATAGTGTGGACGATTTGCGTAATGCGTCAATGCCGATGGCTATTCAAAGCGATAATTACTACGATTATTTTAACGATGAAGGAAGACTAACGCACAGAGACGGTAAACAAATTTGGGAAACAAGGTTTAATAGCTGGATGAACAAAAAAATATTTGGATGA
- a CDS encoding HipA domain-containing protein: MPNCLFCYKLVETGEYHPSCSKKFFDIAEVPYLELDREKLNKLAQMAVGERLALTGVQPKISLTLNGEKGNKRLTLVGLWGDYILKPQSSEFMYMPEVEDLTMHLAGLFKIETANHALIRTSEGELAYITKRFDRVKGKKVHVEDLCQLSELLTEQKYKSSYERVGKIIKQYATNSGLDVIKYFRLVLFSFLTGNNDMHLKNFSLLHTDKGILFTPAYDLLNVNLIYPKDKDDLALTLGGRKRKVRRSDFDQFAMSLGLSELVRDNIYKDFSKQTENVANLIERSFLTEEYKERYLQIFNNKLKRIGA, encoded by the coding sequence ATGCCTAATTGTTTGTTTTGCTATAAATTGGTTGAAACTGGTGAGTACCACCCATCTTGTTCTAAAAAGTTCTTTGATATAGCTGAAGTTCCATATCTAGAATTGGACCGTGAGAAATTGAATAAATTGGCTCAAATGGCTGTTGGTGAGCGATTGGCTTTGACAGGAGTTCAGCCCAAAATATCGTTAACCTTAAATGGGGAAAAAGGGAATAAACGATTAACCCTTGTAGGGCTTTGGGGAGATTATATCTTAAAACCTCAGTCTTCGGAATTTATGTATATGCCAGAGGTAGAGGACTTGACGATGCACCTTGCTGGGTTGTTTAAAATTGAGACCGCTAATCATGCGCTTATTCGTACTTCAGAAGGAGAACTGGCGTATATTACGAAAAGATTTGACCGTGTAAAAGGGAAAAAAGTTCACGTAGAAGATTTATGTCAATTGTCTGAGTTACTCACCGAACAGAAATACAAAAGTTCATATGAGCGAGTAGGGAAGATTATTAAGCAATATGCTACTAATTCTGGTTTAGATGTGATTAAATATTTTAGGTTGGTACTCTTCAGTTTTCTGACTGGAAATAATGATATGCATCTAAAGAATTTCTCTTTACTGCATACGGATAAAGGTATATTATTCACACCAGCTTATGATTTGCTGAATGTAAACCTAATCTATCCAAAAGATAAGGATGACTTGGCGCTGACTCTAGGTGGTCGTAAACGAAAGGTTAGACGATCTGATTTTGATCAATTCGCAATGAGTTTAGGCTTATCCGAGTTGGTGCGTGATAATATCTATAAAGATTTTTCAAAACAAACTGAGAACGTAGCGAACCTTATTGAAAGAAGTTTTTTAACTGAGGAATATAAAGAACGATATCTTCAAATCTTTAATAATAAGCTAAAGCGGATAGGAGCTTAA